Proteins encoded within one genomic window of Brassica rapa cultivar Chiifu-401-42 chromosome A09, CAAS_Brap_v3.01, whole genome shotgun sequence:
- the LOC103838623 gene encoding syntaxin-71: MGLRVVLKALVRGLLLQYGRFDDDYFQESHESSQFRHEFEMRKIKQAGLDALKNMASDMNELDRQVPLRDEIDSKVVNMASQFRA; this comes from the exons ATGGGACTGCGGGTGGTCCTAAAAGCACTAGTGCGTGGGCTCCTTCTACAAT ATGGGCGTTTTGATGATGATTACTTTCAAGAATCACATGAGTCCAGCCAGTTCAGACATGAGTTTGAGATGCGGAAAATTAAACAGGCAGGTTTAGATGCTTTGAAGAACATGGCATCTGATATGAACGAG CTGGACCGTCAAGTTCCTCTGAGGGATGAAATCGACTCAAAGGTAGTCAAtatggccagtcaattcagagC GTAG